In a genomic window of Bradyrhizobium ontarionense:
- a CDS encoding NAD(P)H-binding protein, with protein sequence MLGATGTIGRATVRSLLARGHEMVCFVRPGARDRDASATDGRATLLAGAVVRVGDVTDPASLARDGFRGERFDAVVSCMASRTGVPRDARAIDYQAHVNVLDVARNAGVTQFVLLSAICVQKPLLAFQKAKLAFEARLIAAGLTYSIVRPTAFFKSLSGQVERVRQGRPYLVFGDGRLTACKPISDDDLGAYLAGCLDDESRWNLVLPIGGPGPAITPIEQAEHLFALLGRKPKFRHVPVALLDIIIGGLDVAKRIVPSLADKAELARIGRYYATESMLVLDPATGRYDADATPSTGSETLFDYYAELIRGDVVAERGDHAVF encoded by the coding sequence ATGCTGGGCGCGACCGGGACGATCGGTCGCGCCACCGTCCGCTCGCTGCTGGCGCGCGGACACGAGATGGTCTGCTTCGTTCGTCCGGGCGCGCGCGATCGGGATGCGAGTGCGACCGACGGCCGCGCGACGCTGCTTGCGGGTGCCGTCGTCAGGGTAGGCGACGTCACCGACCCTGCGTCGCTGGCGCGAGACGGCTTTCGCGGCGAGCGGTTCGACGCCGTCGTGTCCTGCATGGCGTCCCGGACCGGCGTGCCCAGGGATGCCCGGGCGATCGACTATCAGGCTCATGTGAACGTGCTGGACGTGGCACGCAACGCAGGCGTGACGCAGTTCGTGCTGCTGTCCGCCATCTGCGTGCAGAAGCCGCTTTTGGCCTTTCAGAAGGCCAAGCTCGCGTTCGAGGCGCGGCTGATCGCGGCAGGCCTGACCTATTCGATCGTCCGCCCCACGGCGTTCTTCAAGTCGCTGTCCGGGCAGGTTGAGCGCGTGCGGCAGGGCCGGCCTTATCTCGTGTTCGGCGACGGCCGCCTGACGGCGTGCAAGCCGATCAGCGACGACGATCTCGGTGCCTATCTGGCCGGCTGCCTCGATGACGAGAGCCGCTGGAACCTGGTGCTGCCGATCGGCGGTCCCGGCCCGGCGATCACGCCGATCGAGCAGGCGGAGCACCTGTTCGCGCTGCTCGGACGCAAGCCGAAATTCCGGCACGTCCCTGTGGCGCTGCTCGATATCATCATCGGCGGCCTCGATGTTGCCAAGCGGATCGTGCCATCGCTCGCCGACAAGGCGGAGCTCGCCCGCATCGGCCGCTACTACGCGACCGAATCCATGCTGGTGCTCGACCCCGCCACCGGCCGCTACGACGCCGACGCCACGCCGTCGACCGGATCGGAGACGCTGTTCGACTACTACGCCGAGCTGATCCGCGGCGACGTCGTGGCCGAGCGCGGTGATCATGCGGTGTTCTGA
- a CDS encoding VOC family protein translates to MITGLDHVVVLLEDIAVGSAAFEVLLARKPSWQNSGEGADRVLFTLDNMTLELMAPAGQSAAAERIRNVIKIWGEGLASICFATNDIAKMHRRLERVALKPDPIAEVDNTDGISGQTLHWKRTRAMTDLTRGVRMFFLELSQPRPPSAKTAETAVLGLDHIVVSTEDPERAATLYGARLGLDMALDRTHQEWGQLMFFRCGDLIVEVVKRPVAGNDKAHDKLWGLSWRVADIEATRARLLAAGLQVSEPRAGRKPGTRVMSLYSGTCGIHTLILEKAPRAAE, encoded by the coding sequence GTGATCACCGGTCTCGACCACGTCGTCGTCTTGCTGGAGGACATCGCCGTCGGCAGCGCCGCCTTCGAGGTGCTGCTGGCGCGCAAGCCGTCCTGGCAGAATTCGGGAGAGGGCGCCGACCGCGTCCTCTTCACGCTCGACAACATGACCCTGGAGCTGATGGCGCCGGCCGGCCAGAGTGCCGCCGCAGAGCGCATCCGCAACGTCATCAAGATCTGGGGCGAGGGGCTCGCCAGCATCTGCTTCGCCACCAACGACATCGCCAAGATGCATCGCAGATTGGAGCGCGTGGCGCTGAAGCCTGACCCGATCGCCGAGGTCGACAACACCGACGGGATTTCGGGCCAGACACTGCACTGGAAGCGCACGCGCGCCATGACCGATCTCACCCGCGGCGTGCGGATGTTCTTCCTGGAGCTGAGCCAGCCGCGGCCGCCCTCGGCCAAGACCGCGGAGACCGCCGTGCTCGGCCTCGATCACATCGTGGTCTCGACCGAGGACCCGGAACGCGCCGCCACGCTGTACGGTGCGCGGCTCGGTCTCGACATGGCGCTGGATCGCACCCATCAGGAATGGGGCCAGCTGATGTTCTTCCGCTGCGGCGACCTGATCGTCGAGGTGGTGAAGCGGCCGGTCGCCGGCAATGACAAGGCGCATGACAAGCTGTGGGGCCTGAGCTGGCGCGTGGCCGACATCGAGGCAACGCGGGCGCGGCTGCTGGCCGCCGGCCTGCAGGTCTCCGAGCCGCGGGCCGGCCGCAAGCCGGGCACGCGGGTCATGAGCCTCTACAGCGGCACCTGCGGCATCCACACGCTGATCCTGGAGAAGGCGCCGCGCGCGGCCGAGTGA
- a CDS encoding Glu/Leu/Phe/Val family dehydrogenase — protein sequence MTVYAGPVFEMAANQFNVIADHLGIPADERDRLLLPKRAITVSCPIHRDDGTIAVYEGYRVQHLLTMGPTKGGTRFAPTVDIGEVAALAIWMSWKCALVGLPYGGAKGGINVDLSNLSRRELESLSRRYMQEMIPFVGPHTDVMAPDMGTNEQVMAWFMDTYSMYQGQTVMEIVTGKPVFSGGTLGRREATGRGVAHVSRRVMDELGIDPTNSTAVVQGFGNVGSYAALGFHQMGMKVIAVSDHTGALHDVRGLDIPALMEHATRTGSIAGFSTELAFDPHQILTLACDILVPAAVERVIDAKVAAHLKCRVIAEAANGPTTPDADLVLDQRRKEIFLIPDILCNSGGVVVSYFEWVQDLQQLFWEEEEVMRREYQILDRAFERMLTRAKADNISHRTAAMAIGVEKVRAAKNSRGLFP from the coding sequence ATGACTGTCTATGCGGGTCCGGTCTTCGAGATGGCCGCCAACCAATTCAATGTGATCGCTGATCATCTTGGTATCCCAGCTGACGAACGCGATCGTCTGCTCCTGCCCAAGCGGGCGATCACCGTTTCGTGTCCGATCCACCGCGACGACGGTACCATTGCGGTCTACGAGGGGTACCGGGTCCAGCATCTGCTGACGATGGGACCGACCAAGGGCGGCACGCGCTTCGCGCCGACGGTCGATATCGGCGAGGTTGCGGCCCTCGCGATCTGGATGAGCTGGAAGTGCGCCCTGGTGGGCCTGCCCTATGGCGGCGCCAAGGGCGGCATCAACGTCGATTTGTCCAACCTGTCCCGGCGCGAGCTCGAATCGCTGTCCCGCCGCTACATGCAGGAAATGATTCCCTTCGTCGGCCCGCACACCGACGTGATGGCCCCCGACATGGGCACCAACGAGCAGGTCATGGCGTGGTTCATGGATACGTATTCCATGTACCAGGGCCAGACGGTGATGGAGATCGTGACCGGTAAGCCTGTGTTCTCCGGGGGCACGCTCGGCCGCCGCGAGGCGACCGGCCGCGGCGTCGCCCACGTCTCGCGCCGGGTCATGGACGAGCTCGGGATCGATCCGACCAACTCCACGGCCGTGGTGCAGGGTTTTGGCAATGTCGGCTCCTATGCCGCGCTCGGCTTCCACCAGATGGGCATGAAGGTGATTGCGGTCAGCGATCACACCGGCGCCCTCCACGATGTCAGGGGTCTCGACATCCCGGCCCTGATGGAGCATGCGACCAGGACCGGCAGCATTGCCGGCTTCTCCACCGAGCTCGCCTTCGATCCACACCAGATCCTGACCCTGGCCTGCGACATCCTGGTTCCGGCGGCGGTCGAGCGTGTGATCGACGCCAAGGTGGCCGCGCATCTGAAATGCCGGGTGATCGCCGAGGCCGCCAACGGCCCGACCACGCCGGACGCCGATCTGGTGCTCGACCAGCGCCGCAAGGAGATCTTTCTCATTCCCGACATTCTCTGTAATTCCGGTGGCGTCGTCGTCAGCTACTTCGAATGGGTGCAGGATCTGCAGCAGCTGTTCTGGGAAGAAGAGGAAGTGATGCGGCGCGAGTACCAGATCCTCGACCGCGCCTTCGAGCGGATGCTGACGCGCGCCAAGGCCGACAACATCTCGCACCGGACCGCGGCGATGGCGATCGGAGTGGAGAAGGTACGGGCCGCCAAGAACTCGCGAGGGCTGTTTCCGTGA
- a CDS encoding sugar kinase, translating into MQALFIGQTYIDVTFITDHMPTGDEKHVASDYAVSFGGNAVTAAFCCAKLGIVPDLIATIANDWLGRMFQDMTAKYGISVHPRKVNASSLSFIMPKDGKRAIVRCRDDAHIHPFPLLNLGNCRALHVDGHQPDAALHYAKLCREAGILTSLDGGGLRTNTHDLLEYIDVAIVAERLCEQMDLTPDKMLDYLKSRGCRIGGVTQGEKGLLWYDETGAVHTLPAYPIPRERVIDTNGAGDVFHGAYVYSYLANPAKSWKEHFEFARAASTFKIQKLGNEAGLPTLADIDLVKQEFEVRV; encoded by the coding sequence ATGCAGGCCCTTTTCATTGGACAGACCTACATCGACGTCACGTTCATCACCGACCACATGCCGACCGGGGACGAGAAGCACGTCGCATCCGACTATGCCGTCTCGTTCGGCGGCAATGCGGTGACCGCGGCATTTTGCTGCGCCAAGCTCGGGATCGTGCCGGACCTGATCGCGACGATCGCGAACGACTGGCTCGGGCGCATGTTCCAGGACATGACCGCGAAGTACGGCATCTCCGTACATCCCCGGAAGGTCAACGCCTCGTCGCTGTCCTTCATCATGCCCAAGGACGGCAAGCGCGCCATCGTCCGCTGCCGGGACGATGCGCACATCCATCCGTTCCCGCTGCTCAACCTCGGCAATTGCCGCGCGCTGCACGTCGACGGCCATCAACCCGACGCCGCACTGCACTATGCCAAGCTGTGCCGCGAGGCCGGCATCCTGACCTCGCTCGACGGCGGCGGCCTGCGCACCAACACCCATGATCTGCTGGAATACATCGATGTCGCGATCGTAGCCGAGCGCCTGTGCGAGCAGATGGACCTCACGCCGGACAAGATGCTGGACTACCTCAAGAGCCGCGGCTGCCGCATCGGCGGCGTGACCCAGGGCGAGAAGGGCCTGCTGTGGTACGACGAGACCGGAGCGGTTCACACGCTGCCGGCCTATCCGATCCCGCGCGAGCGCGTGATCGACACCAACGGCGCCGGCGACGTCTTCCACGGCGCCTACGTCTATTCCTATCTCGCCAATCCGGCGAAGAGCTGGAAGGAACACTTCGAATTCGCGCGCGCGGCATCGACGTTCAAGATCCAGAAGCTCGGCAACGAGGCCGGCCTGCCGACGCTCGCCGACATTGATCTCGTGAAGCAGGAATTCGAGGTCCGCGTCTAA
- the rbsK gene encoding ribokinase — translation MGRVVVAGSINMDVVATAERHPRVGETVAGQSVMYFPGGKGANQAVAAAKLGVPTTLIGRLGRDAFGEQLRAFLAAHGIDLTAVKDSTGASTGTAIITLAKADNTIVVIAGANAEVGADDVAQVVLTPGDVAVSQFEIPQPTISAFFQRAKAAGATTILNPAPASAFDSALFALVDILVLNETELGFLAGIELGDAPTPQQVTDAVRELKPRPDQTVCVTLGARGAVAVTNGDAKLIEGRAVKAVDTTGAGDCFVGALAARLSQGAAMADAIGYANAAASISVQRMGAGPSMPSAEEVRAWL, via the coding sequence ATGGGGCGCGTCGTCGTCGCCGGCAGCATCAACATGGATGTCGTGGCGACGGCCGAGCGGCATCCACGCGTTGGCGAGACCGTCGCCGGCCAGTCGGTGATGTACTTCCCCGGCGGCAAGGGGGCCAATCAGGCGGTGGCCGCCGCCAAGCTGGGCGTACCGACCACGCTGATCGGCCGGCTGGGCCGTGATGCGTTCGGCGAGCAGCTGCGTGCGTTCCTCGCTGCCCATGGCATCGATCTCACCGCGGTGAAGGACAGCACCGGCGCGTCGACCGGCACGGCGATCATCACGCTCGCAAAGGCCGACAACACCATCGTGGTGATAGCAGGCGCCAATGCCGAGGTCGGCGCCGACGATGTCGCGCAGGTCGTCTTGACGCCAGGCGACGTGGCCGTGAGCCAGTTCGAGATCCCGCAACCGACCATCTCTGCTTTCTTCCAGCGTGCGAAAGCAGCCGGCGCCACCACGATCCTCAACCCGGCCCCGGCCAGCGCTTTCGACAGCGCGCTGTTCGCACTGGTCGACATCCTCGTGCTCAACGAGACCGAGCTCGGCTTTTTGGCTGGCATCGAGCTCGGCGACGCGCCGACGCCGCAACAGGTCACAGACGCGGTTCGGGAGCTGAAGCCGCGTCCCGATCAGACGGTCTGCGTCACGCTTGGTGCACGCGGGGCCGTCGCGGTCACCAATGGAGATGCCAAGCTGATCGAAGGCCGCGCCGTGAAGGCCGTGGATACCACCGGCGCCGGCGACTGCTTCGTCGGCGCGCTGGCCGCGCGGCTGTCGCAGGGCGCAGCGATGGCCGACGCGATCGGCTACGCCAACGCTGCGGCCTCTATTTCGGTGCAGCGGATGGGCGCCGGCCCGTCAATGCCATCAGCGGAGGAGGTTCGGGCGTGGCTCTAG
- a CDS encoding NAD(P)/FAD-dependent oxidoreductase has product MGQGAVTKGPVVIVGAGHAGFQLATSLRQAGFADPIHLINDEPHLPYQRPPLSKGYLKGTGGPETLMFRPQKFYADQTIDLVYDRVVSVQRDARKVLLASGKTLDYGHLAFATGARNRLLDIPNANLPAVRYLRILDDSEALRTLLGDAKRVVVIGAGFIGLEFAATARIKGLEVDVLELGARVMARAVTAEISDYFQTQHADAGVRIHLGVQATSIEADGNKVTGVSLSDGRHIPADLIVVGVGVLPNVELAAEAGLQVASGIVVDEYLLTSDPHVSAIGDCALFASQRFGGTLRLESVQNATDHARCVAARLTGDAKPYDGQPWFWSDQGNDKLQIAGLTTGYDQVVLRGDPAQKAFSAFCYKEGRLVGIESVNRAGDHMFGRKLLAAGGSIGSDKAADPSFDLKSALA; this is encoded by the coding sequence ATGGGGCAGGGAGCAGTGACGAAGGGACCGGTTGTGATCGTGGGTGCGGGGCATGCGGGTTTCCAGCTTGCGACCTCGCTGCGTCAGGCAGGCTTTGCCGATCCGATTCATCTGATCAACGACGAGCCGCATCTGCCCTACCAGCGTCCGCCGTTGTCGAAGGGCTATCTCAAGGGCACGGGCGGTCCCGAGACCTTGATGTTCCGGCCGCAGAAATTCTACGCCGACCAGACCATCGACCTCGTCTATGACCGCGTCGTCTCGGTCCAGCGCGACGCCCGCAAGGTGCTGCTCGCCTCCGGCAAAACCCTGGACTATGGGCACCTCGCTTTCGCGACCGGTGCGCGCAATCGCCTGCTCGATATTCCCAATGCGAACCTGCCGGCCGTACGCTACCTGCGCATCCTCGACGACAGCGAAGCGCTCAGGACCTTGCTCGGCGATGCCAAGCGGGTGGTCGTGATTGGCGCCGGCTTCATCGGCCTCGAATTCGCCGCCACCGCACGCATCAAGGGCCTCGAGGTCGACGTGCTCGAGCTCGGCGCGCGGGTGATGGCGCGGGCCGTGACCGCCGAGATCTCCGACTACTTCCAGACGCAGCATGCCGATGCCGGCGTGCGCATCCATCTCGGCGTCCAGGCCACCAGCATCGAGGCCGATGGCAACAAGGTCACCGGCGTCAGCCTGAGCGACGGCCGGCACATTCCGGCTGATTTGATCGTGGTCGGCGTCGGCGTGCTGCCGAATGTCGAGCTCGCGGCGGAGGCCGGATTGCAGGTCGCCTCGGGCATCGTCGTCGACGAATATCTGCTGACCAGCGATCCTCATGTCTCGGCGATCGGCGACTGCGCGCTGTTTGCCAGCCAGCGCTTCGGCGGCACCTTGCGGCTGGAGTCGGTGCAGAACGCCACCGATCATGCCCGCTGCGTCGCGGCGCGCCTCACCGGTGACGCCAAGCCGTATGACGGGCAGCCGTGGTTCTGGAGCGACCAGGGCAATGACAAGCTCCAGATCGCGGGACTCACGACCGGTTATGACCAGGTCGTGCTCCGTGGCGATCCCGCGCAAAAGGCGTTCTCGGCGTTCTGCTACAAGGAGGGCAGGCTGGTCGGCATCGAGTCGGTCAACCGCGCCGGCGACCACATGTTCGGCCGCAAGCTGCTGGCGGCGGGCGGTTCGATCGGTTCCGACAAGGCCGCAGATCCGAGCTTCGATCTGAAGAGCGCTCTGGCCTAG
- a CDS encoding enoyl-CoA hydratase/isomerase family protein, with translation MSDATAEPARLSIEGPIATITLDRPAAFNAINLAIAKRLEQLATQVEADQTIRVLVLQGEGRAFCAGGDLQTIGAAAEADTITPVVSELLHHYHAFIASLRRMPKIVLASVHGSAAGAGMSLAFAADLCIAAEEARFTPAYAKLGVSPDGGGTVGVVATVGVRRALQIFLAEDSFTAAQAYEWGLVAKVVPATELAAATQALAQRLVQNMPAGLAATKALIHRAPTSSVEDQLAAERDAIINCMHTDEFRTATRKFTSKDK, from the coding sequence ATGTCGGACGCAACAGCGGAACCTGCCCGCCTGAGCATCGAGGGTCCGATCGCGACCATCACGCTCGACCGCCCGGCGGCGTTCAACGCCATCAACCTCGCCATTGCCAAGCGGCTGGAGCAGCTCGCGACGCAAGTCGAAGCCGACCAGACCATCCGTGTGCTCGTCCTGCAGGGCGAAGGCCGCGCGTTCTGCGCCGGTGGCGATCTGCAGACGATCGGAGCCGCCGCCGAAGCCGACACCATCACCCCCGTCGTCAGCGAGCTCCTGCACCACTATCACGCCTTCATCGCGAGCCTGCGGCGCATGCCCAAGATCGTGCTGGCCAGCGTCCACGGCTCCGCCGCCGGCGCGGGCATGTCGCTGGCCTTTGCCGCCGACCTCTGCATCGCCGCCGAGGAAGCGCGCTTCACACCGGCCTATGCCAAGCTCGGCGTCTCGCCCGACGGCGGCGGCACGGTTGGTGTCGTTGCCACCGTAGGCGTCAGGCGCGCGCTGCAGATATTCCTGGCCGAGGACAGCTTCACGGCGGCCCAGGCGTACGAATGGGGCCTGGTCGCCAAGGTCGTCCCCGCCACCGAACTTGCCGCGGCCACCCAGGCGCTGGCGCAGCGGTTGGTGCAGAACATGCCGGCCGGGCTCGCGGCGACCAAGGCGCTGATCCATCGCGCGCCGACCAGCTCGGTCGAGGATCAGCTCGCGGCCGAACGCGACGCGATCATCAACTGCATGCATACCGACGAATTCCGGACCGCGACGCGGAAGTTCACCAGCAAGGACAAATAG
- a CDS encoding TRAP transporter large permease translates to MSAPVILALMSVCFLSFGYLGVPVPFSLLAGVFVGAFLADVSLAAIVQKIFDGVDSEALLAIPFFLLVGELMSSANVVVRIANLSVSLVGHIRGGLSQVVVVFSMFFSEMSGSTTADVAVMSRALGGPMRREGYEPAFIAAIIAAASTIAALVPPSITAVVYGAVGNVSIAGLFMAGVVPGFMIGFGLMIYCYFFGPSGLRKPRAPLRQVMFASVDAALPLMIPVILLGGILTGWFTPTEAGVVAVAWIILVVIPALNRGHLKKIPYDFCLAGLIFSLPLITIGAANAFGWMLAYLRGAIFIADWITSIAGNDPHYIMLLMVLLFTVIGDFIEPVPTIIIFMPLVNALTQAGDINGVHMGVVLIATLAFGLITPPYGLVLLMASKFVGVSFAKALRAALPIYVVFLVTITFTIYFPSVVLWLPKHVIPESVGCFKSPAGTGYICPN, encoded by the coding sequence GTGAGCGCTCCAGTCATCCTCGCGCTGATGTCGGTCTGCTTCCTGTCGTTCGGCTATCTCGGCGTGCCGGTGCCGTTCTCGCTGCTGGCAGGCGTATTCGTCGGCGCCTTCCTCGCCGACGTCTCGCTCGCGGCGATCGTGCAGAAGATCTTCGATGGCGTCGATTCCGAGGCGCTGCTTGCGATTCCGTTCTTCCTGCTGGTCGGCGAACTCATGAGTTCGGCCAATGTCGTGGTCCGGATCGCCAACCTGTCGGTGTCACTGGTCGGACATATTCGGGGCGGGCTGTCGCAGGTCGTCGTCGTCTTCAGCATGTTCTTCTCGGAAATGTCGGGATCGACCACCGCCGATGTTGCGGTCATGAGCCGCGCGCTCGGTGGACCGATGCGGCGGGAAGGCTATGAACCGGCCTTCATCGCAGCCATCATCGCGGCGGCCTCCACCATTGCGGCGCTGGTCCCGCCGAGCATCACCGCGGTCGTCTACGGCGCAGTGGGCAATGTCTCGATCGCCGGGCTGTTCATGGCCGGCGTCGTGCCCGGATTCATGATCGGCTTCGGACTGATGATCTATTGCTACTTCTTCGGTCCCTCCGGCTTGCGCAAACCGCGCGCGCCGTTACGCCAAGTGATGTTCGCGAGCGTGGATGCGGCGCTGCCGCTGATGATCCCCGTGATCCTGCTCGGCGGCATCCTGACCGGCTGGTTCACGCCGACGGAGGCCGGTGTGGTCGCGGTGGCCTGGATCATCCTGGTCGTCATTCCCGCGCTCAACCGCGGCCACCTGAAGAAGATCCCCTACGACTTCTGCCTGGCGGGGCTGATCTTCTCGCTGCCGCTGATCACGATCGGCGCCGCCAATGCGTTCGGATGGATGCTGGCCTATCTGCGCGGCGCCATCTTCATCGCCGACTGGATCACCTCGATCGCGGGCAACGACCCGCACTATATCATGCTGTTGATGGTGTTGCTGTTCACCGTGATCGGCGATTTCATCGAGCCGGTGCCGACCATCATCATCTTCATGCCGCTGGTCAATGCGCTGACGCAGGCCGGCGACATCAACGGGGTGCATATGGGCGTGGTGCTGATCGCCACGCTCGCTTTCGGCCTGATCACGCCGCCCTACGGACTCGTGCTGCTGATGGCTTCGAAATTCGTCGGCGTCAGTTTCGCCAAGGCATTGCGCGCGGCGTTGCCGATCTATGTCGTGTTCCTGGTTACCATCACCTTCACGATCTATTTCCCGAGCGTCGTGCTGTGGCTGCCCAAGCACGTCATTCCGGAATCGGTCGGCTGCTTCAAGTCGCCGGCCGGGACCGGTTATATCTGTCCGAATTGA
- a CDS encoding TRAP transporter small permease — MSIADKLVVQRQRHLKWRMLDPLELVLMMLCGALCFGFSMSVTADIVTRTIGHPWLWLQEVTSSLFVYAIFVGAAVATRRNDHLYLTAIAESMHGMPRLLVEIVLRLVVLAVALCLIWYGYLNFLRGFGSFRLPSGTPIASLYVIIPLSGVLIALFAVEQLVNGIANGFDHPEPLQQEAVIPPLRAGVDRSDPT; from the coding sequence ATGTCCATCGCCGACAAGCTCGTTGTGCAACGGCAGCGTCATCTGAAGTGGCGCATGCTCGACCCGCTCGAGCTGGTGCTGATGATGCTCTGCGGCGCGCTGTGCTTCGGCTTCTCGATGTCGGTAACCGCCGACATTGTCACGCGCACCATAGGTCATCCCTGGCTATGGCTGCAGGAGGTCACGTCCAGCCTGTTCGTCTATGCGATCTTCGTCGGCGCCGCGGTTGCGACGCGCCGCAACGACCATCTGTATCTGACCGCGATCGCCGAATCGATGCATGGCATGCCGCGCCTCCTCGTCGAGATCGTGTTGCGGCTCGTCGTGCTCGCGGTCGCGCTGTGCCTGATCTGGTATGGCTATCTCAACTTTCTCCGCGGCTTCGGCAGTTTCCGGTTGCCCTCGGGAACACCGATCGCCTCGCTCTATGTCATCATTCCGCTCTCCGGGGTGCTGATCGCGCTGTTTGCGGTCGAGCAACTGGTCAATGGCATCGCCAACGGCTTCGATCATCCGGAGCCGCTGCAACAGGAGGCAGTGATTCCGCCGCTCCGCGCCGGCGTTGATCGGAGCGATCCGACGTGA
- a CDS encoding TRAP transporter substrate-binding protein: protein MGAWAFAVAIVCAAAASAQDVKHYRFAYDQPRNTGYSVAGDLFADKLRELSKGTMIIDQYPGAQLGQEPQILQLVKAGDIDFAIVSSANTATISPQAGVMSLHFLFRNEAHVIKGLADPQVFEAIKTMIDETTQGLHVIGTGSQGVRHIYSKKEIHKVDDIKAMKIRVQATATEDTMFPAYGAQTVHMPFGSVYTSLQTGVVEAAENSINVYLVNKHYEVAPVLSITEHEANNALVFISDKLWQSLSAEQRQWVLAAAAEISAKEPAKAFELERTAATKLKSLGVKIVEDVDKKSFITIADPYLDKLAKELGPHAEKIKNLIRAIN from the coding sequence ATTGGCGCATGGGCGTTCGCTGTGGCGATCGTGTGTGCCGCGGCTGCGAGTGCGCAGGACGTCAAGCACTACCGCTTCGCTTATGATCAGCCTCGCAACACCGGCTACTCCGTCGCCGGAGACTTGTTCGCCGACAAGCTCAGGGAGTTGAGCAAGGGCACCATGATCATCGACCAGTATCCCGGCGCGCAGCTCGGGCAGGAGCCGCAGATCCTGCAACTGGTCAAGGCGGGCGACATCGATTTCGCCATCGTCTCCTCGGCCAACACGGCGACGATTTCGCCGCAAGCCGGCGTGATGTCGCTACACTTCTTGTTCCGCAATGAAGCCCATGTGATCAAGGGACTGGCCGATCCGCAGGTGTTCGAGGCGATCAAGACCATGATCGACGAGACCACGCAGGGCCTGCACGTGATCGGCACAGGCTCGCAGGGCGTGCGCCATATCTACAGCAAGAAGGAAATCCACAAGGTCGACGACATCAAGGCGATGAAGATCCGTGTCCAGGCAACCGCGACCGAAGACACGATGTTCCCGGCTTACGGCGCCCAGACCGTGCACATGCCGTTCGGCAGCGTCTACACCTCACTGCAGACCGGCGTGGTCGAGGCTGCGGAAAACAGCATCAATGTCTACCTCGTCAACAAGCACTACGAGGTGGCGCCGGTGCTTTCGATCACGGAACATGAGGCCAACAACGCGCTGGTCTTCATCAGCGACAAGCTCTGGCAGAGCCTGTCGGCCGAGCAACGGCAATGGGTTCTGGCGGCGGCAGCCGAGATCAGCGCGAAAGAGCCGGCGAAGGCGTTCGAACTGGAAAGGACGGCAGCCACCAAACTGAAGTCGCTCGGCGTCAAGATCGTCGAGGATGTCGACAAGAAGAGCTTCATCACGATCGCCGATCCGTATCTGGACAAGCTTGCGAAGGAGCTCGGCCCACACGCGGAAAAGATCAAGAACCTGATCCGCGCAATCAACTGA